One region of Bacteroidales bacterium genomic DNA includes:
- a CDS encoding CoA-binding protein: protein MITKAQIDDFYKQGTIAIIGVSRNKRKFGRTVYDELRKKGISVVPVNPNTYNIEGEKCFKEIAALPQEIKAAVILTPKPKTLEAVQQCTGKGITNIWVQQGSHTKEVLDYAGKNNINMIHGKCIMMFSQPAGMHKFHRSVMKFFGRLPK from the coding sequence ATGATCACAAAAGCACAAATTGATGATTTCTATAAACAAGGAACCATTGCCATTATAGGCGTATCAAGAAATAAAAGAAAATTCGGCCGCACGGTGTACGATGAACTCCGGAAAAAAGGCATTAGCGTGGTTCCGGTAAACCCCAATACCTACAATATAGAAGGGGAGAAGTGCTTCAAAGAAATTGCAGCCCTGCCGCAGGAGATAAAAGCTGCTGTTATCCTTACCCCCAAACCAAAAACACTGGAAGCTGTGCAGCAATGTACAGGCAAGGGGATAACAAATATCTGGGTACAGCAAGGGTCGCACACCAAAGAAGTGCTGGACTATGCCGGCAAAAATAATATAAACATGATCCACGGCAAATGTATCATGATGTTTTCTCAGCCGGCCGGCATGCATAAATTTCACCGCTCTGTGATGAAGTTTTTTGGCAGGTTGCCAAAATAA
- a CDS encoding EFR1 family ferrodoxin (N-terminal region resembles flavodoxins. C-terminal ferrodoxin region binds two 4Fe-4S clusters.), whose protein sequence is MEKPYQELIIYYLSGTGNALTSSRWMAEKAEEKGLAVQLMPVDRQKFIEKPDVKGKALVGFCYPTHGFGTPWLILKFFWRFPRIKNAHVFLSSTRAGSKMSKLFLPGLSGVAMWVPFLLLLLKGYRIKGMLPIDLPSNWISIHPGYRKKVIASMFQRCEGIVKRFADRVTDGKSFFHYWVFVMLPIDIAIIPITFAYQLYGRFFLAKLFIATDKCNACGICYEKCPANAIRMYGARPYWTLHCESCMRCINLCPEKAIQVSHLLLAMIFITVSALPIYALIFRFFGTLPDTAFKITESLLNWGVTLLMYILIYLVVFFLLKFKIFNLLFEYTSLTRYWRKYKAPGVKAGDYKMPGSKKK, encoded by the coding sequence ATGGAAAAGCCATACCAGGAACTTATTATTTATTACCTGAGCGGTACCGGAAATGCTTTGACCTCGAGCCGCTGGATGGCTGAAAAAGCTGAGGAAAAGGGCTTGGCTGTTCAGTTGATGCCCGTCGACCGACAAAAGTTTATCGAAAAACCTGATGTCAAAGGAAAGGCTTTGGTGGGGTTTTGTTATCCCACACATGGGTTTGGCACTCCTTGGCTGATACTGAAGTTTTTCTGGAGGTTTCCCAGGATAAAAAATGCGCATGTATTCTTAAGCAGCACCCGTGCCGGTTCGAAGATGAGTAAGCTGTTTTTGCCCGGCCTTAGCGGTGTAGCCATGTGGGTGCCTTTTTTATTGTTATTGCTGAAAGGGTACAGAATAAAAGGAATGCTGCCTATCGACCTGCCTTCAAACTGGATCAGCATACACCCGGGATACAGGAAAAAAGTCATTGCTTCGATGTTCCAGCGTTGCGAAGGCATTGTTAAGCGCTTTGCTGACCGGGTAACCGATGGAAAAAGTTTTTTTCATTACTGGGTATTTGTCATGCTGCCGATTGATATCGCTATAATTCCGATCACTTTCGCGTATCAGTTATACGGGCGGTTCTTTCTGGCAAAGCTTTTTATTGCCACCGACAAATGCAATGCCTGTGGTATCTGTTATGAAAAATGTCCTGCAAATGCTATCAGGATGTACGGCGCAAGGCCATACTGGACGCTTCACTGCGAAAGCTGCATGCGCTGCATCAATCTTTGTCCTGAGAAAGCCATACAGGTTTCGCATCTGCTCTTAGCGATGATCTTTATTACAGTTTCAGCGCTGCCGATATATGCTTTGATTTTCAGGTTTTTTGGCACTTTGCCGGATACTGCTTTTAAAATTACCGAAAGTTTGCTGAATTGGGGTGTTACATTGCTTATGTATATCTTAATTTACTTAGTAGTGTTTTTTCTTCTGAAATTCAAAATTTTTAATCTGTTATTTGAATATACCTCCCTGACCCGGTATTGGCGAAAATACAAAGCTCCCGGTGTTAAGGCCGGCGATTACAAAATGCCCGGCAGCAAAAAAAAATAA
- the tatC gene encoding twin-arginine translocase subunit TatC, producing the protein MFKFLLSQLAGKKEDASFWEHAEVVRAFVIRSLIAFFVLSIAAFFFKDFIFNTIILNPKDKDFITYRLLCRLGSLVNTDSLCIESFDFRLINLTIAGQFRWHMVISFLTGFILAFPYILWCLWRFVRPALSADEIKHSGRIVFYILILFFLGLVFGYFVILPLSIYFLANYELSSQITNHITIGSYISTIAVIPFSTGIIFELPALIYFLAKIGLISAGFLKKYRKHSFVVILIIAAIITPSTDAFTLALVTIPLYLLYEISIQIAARIEKKNQI; encoded by the coding sequence ATGTTTAAGTTCCTGTTGAGCCAGCTTGCCGGCAAAAAGGAAGATGCCTCTTTCTGGGAACATGCGGAAGTCGTACGTGCATTCGTTATCCGATCATTAATAGCTTTTTTTGTTTTATCAATAGCAGCGTTCTTTTTTAAGGATTTTATTTTCAATACTATTATTCTTAATCCAAAAGACAAGGATTTTATTACTTACCGGCTGTTATGCAGGCTGGGCTCACTGGTGAATACCGATTCGCTTTGCATAGAAAGTTTTGATTTCAGGCTGATAAACCTTACCATAGCAGGGCAATTCCGCTGGCATATGGTCATATCGTTTTTAACTGGTTTTATTTTAGCGTTTCCTTACATACTTTGGTGCTTATGGCGCTTTGTACGCCCTGCCCTGTCTGCTGATGAGATAAAACACTCGGGACGTATCGTTTTTTACATCCTGATTTTATTTTTTCTCGGGCTGGTGTTCGGGTATTTCGTCATTTTGCCTTTAAGCATCTATTTTCTGGCCAACTATGAGCTGAGTTCGCAGATCACCAACCATATTACGATAGGCTCATATATCTCCACCATAGCTGTCATCCCCTTTTCAACAGGCATCATCTTTGAATTGCCCGCGCTTATCTATTTTCTTGCTAAAATCGGACTGATCAGCGCCGGATTTCTGAAGAAATACCGGAAACATTCATTTGTAGTAATACTGATCATCGCAGCCATCATCACGCCATCCACGGATGCGTTTACCCTTGCGCTGGTAACCATTCCGCTGTACCTGTTATACGAAATCAGCATACAGATCGCAGCGAGGATCGAAAAGAAAAATCAAATCTGA
- a CDS encoding twin-arginine translocase TatA/TatE family subunit has protein sequence MSLQTVLLGIIGGQEIIIIAIIILVLFGGKKIPELMRGLGRGVGEFKKGKSEIMDELDEVSGKNDTSTSDRGNEPK, from the coding sequence ATGTCTTTGCAAACTGTTTTACTTGGTATCATTGGTGGGCAGGAAATCATTATCATTGCCATCATCATACTGGTACTGTTCGGCGGAAAAAAAATCCCCGAACTGATGCGTGGCCTGGGCAGGGGTGTTGGCGAATTTAAAAAAGGGAAAAGCGAAATAATGGACGAATTGGATGAAGTGAGTGGTAAAAACGATACATCAACATCCGACAGAGGCAATGAGCCTAAATAA